One genomic segment of Brassica napus cultivar Da-Ae chromosome A3, Da-Ae, whole genome shotgun sequence includes these proteins:
- the LOC106438770 gene encoding transcription initiation factor IIF subunit alpha-like isoform X2, whose product MSHCLVLKPSCMGCGSQSDLYGSSCRHMTLCLKCGKTMAENKAKCLDCGTVLTRLIREYNVRAATPTDKNYFIGRFVSGLPNFKKGSSENKWSLRKDIPQGRQFTDAQREKLKNKPWILEDETGQFQYQGQLEGSQSATYYLLVMQNKEFVAIPAGSWYNFNKVAQYKQLTLEEAEEKMKNRRKTADGYNRWMMKGGNNDDKEAGGSSGGGGGRGRKKSSGGEEEEGNVSDRGEEDEEEEAARKSRLGLNKKGNDDDDEEGPRGGDLDMDDDDIEKGDDWEHEEIFTDDDEAVGNDPDEREDLLAPEIPAPPEIKQDDEDEENGEEEGGLSNSGKELKKLLGKANGLNESEEEEDDDDSDDEEETNFNPVTNSKQKEAAKEEPVESTPPKPAPPSSSRGTPSAKPSKGKRKLNDGDSKKPSGSSVQKKVKTENETKPSVKEEKNNSVSKSKAPTKAVKAEPTPATASASASASASAATGPVTEDEIRAVLMEKKQVTTQDLVSRFKARLKTKEDKNAFADILRKISKIQKNAGSQNFVVLRGK is encoded by the exons ATGTCGCACTGTTTGGTTCTGAAGCCGTCGTGTATGGGCTGCGGATCGCAGTCAGACCTCTACGGAAGCTCCTGCAGGCACATGACGCTATGCTTGAAGTGCGGCAAAACCATGGCTGAGAACAAAGCCAAGTGTCTCGATTGCGGAACCGTCCTCACCAGATTGATTCGG GAGTATAATGTCCGTGCGGCGACACCGACGGATAAGAACTACTTCATTGGTAGGTTTGTGAGTGGTCTTCCCAATTTTAAGAAAGGCTCTTCTGAGAATAAATGGTCTCTTCGTAAAGACATACCTCAAGGTCGCCAGTTCACTGATGCTCAACGG GAGAAGTTGAAGAACAAGCCTTGGATCCTGGAAGATGAAACTGGGCAGTTTCAGTACCAGGGACAACTTGAAGGATCCCAGTCTGCAACTTACTATCTCTTAGTGATGCAGAACAAGGAGTTCGTCGCCATTCCTGCCGGTTCTTG GTATAACTTCAACAAGGTTGCACAGTACAAGCAGCTTACACTGGAAGAAGCggaagagaagatgaagaatcgTAGGAAAACTGCGGATGGGTATAATAGGTGGATGATGAAAGGCGGAAATAATGATGACAAAGAGGCGGGTGGAAGCAGTGGAGGTGGTGGCGGCAGGGGTCGCAAGAAGTCTTCAGGCGGCGAGGAGGAAGAGGGTAATGTCTCTGACAgaggagaggaagatgaagaggaagaggctgCACGCAAGAGTAGACTCGGGCTTAATAAAAAGGGCAATGACGACGATGATGAAGAAGGTCCAAGGGGTGGTGATCTTGACATGGATGATGATGACATTGAGAAGG GGGATGACTGGGAGCATGAAGAGATTTTCACTGATGATGATGAGGCAGTCGGTAATGATCCTGACGAACGTGAAGATCTTCTGGCGCCTGAAATTCCTGCTCCTCCAGAAATAAAGCAG gatgatgaggatgaagaaAATGGAGAAGAGGAAGGGGGATTGAGCAATTCTGGTAAAGAGTTGAAGAAATTGCTCGGCAAGGCTAATGGTTTGAATGAGTCTGAGGAAGAAGAGGACGATGATGATTCAGATGAT GAGGAGGAGACAAACTTCAATCCAGTTACGAATTCTAAACAGAAGGAAGCGGCCAAAGAAGAACCTGTTGAGAGCACTCCTCCAAAGCCTGCACCACCTTCATCTTCTCGTGGAACGCCTTCTGCTAAACCATCAAAGGGAAAGAGAAAACTAAATGATGGCGACTCTAAAAAACCTAGCGGCAGCTCTGTTCAAAAGAAAGTGAAGACTGAAAAT GAGACGAAACCTTCAGTGAAGGAAGAGAAAAATAACTCTGTTTCCAAATCCAAGGCACCAACAAAGGCTGTGAAAGCTGAACCAACTCCAGCTACTGCCTCAGcctcagcttcagcttcagcttcagctGCTACAGGGCCTGTGACTGAAGATGAAATCCGAGCTGTCCTCATGGAGAAGAAGCAAGTCACCACGCAGGACCTTGTCTCTAGGTTCAAGGCAAGACTTAAGACCAAAGAG GATAAGAACGCTTTTGCCGATATTCTGAGGAAGATCTCAAAGATACAGAAGAATGCAGGTTCTCAGAACTTCGTCGTTTTGAGGGGGAAATGA
- the LOC106438771 gene encoding NHP2-like protein 1, with protein sequence MTVEAVNPKAYPLADSQLAITILDLVQQATNYKQLKKGANEATKTLNRGISEFVVMAADAEPLEILLHLPLLAEDKNVPYVFVPSKQALGRACGVTRPVIACSVTSNEASQLKSQIQQLKDAIEKLLI encoded by the exons ATGACCGTAGAAGCAGTGAACCCTAAGGCGTACCCATTAGCCGATTCTCAGCTAGCGATAACTATCCTCGACCTTGTCCAGCAAGCTACGAACTACAAACAGCTCAAGAAAGGAGCTAATGAAGCTACCAAGACTTTGAACCGTGGTATCTCTGAGTTCGTGGTCATGGCTGCCGATGCTGAGCCTCTCGagattcttcttcatctccctCTTCTCGCCGAAGACAAG AATGTACCGTATGTGTTTGTGCCATCCAAACAAGCCCTTGGAAGAGCATGTGGTGTTACAAGACCCGTGATTGCTTGTTCCGTTACATCAAACGAGGCTAGCCAGTTGAAATCTCAAATTCAGCAGCTTAAGGATGCTATTGAGAAGCTTCTCATCTAA
- the LOC111214093 gene encoding plant UBX domain-containing protein 4, with protein sequence MSSKDKKPARPSSSRAGGIRTLSDLNRRSGPDSDSDSDSPQEYYTGGEKSGMLVQDPSKKDDVDEIFNQARQLGAVEGPLETPSSSSTSFTGTGRLLSGESVSTGSQQPEPVVHTIVFWANGFTIDDGPLRKLDDPENASFLESIRKSECPKELEPADRRAPVHVNLMRREEKCPEREKRKVSFQGVGRTLGGSSNDSSGSGSPMALETATIPIQTGLAAPTPTPSLVIDETVPTTSIQIRLTDGTRLVGKFNHHHTVNDIRGFIDSSRPGAPVNYQLQTMGFPPTPLTDLTQTIEQAGLANSVVLQKF encoded by the exons ATGTCATCGAAGGACAAGAAACCGGCGAGGCCATCGAGTAGCCGAGCCGGTGGAATCCGCACTCTGTCCGATCTCAATCGAAGGTCAGGTCCTGACTCCGACAGTGATTCCGACAGTCCTCAGGAATACTACACCGGCGGTGAGAAAAG TGGTATGCTAGTTCAAGATCCTTCGAAGAAAGACGATGTTGATGAGATATTCAATCAAGCTAGACAACTAGGAGCTGTGGAAGGACCTCTCGAGACTCCTTCTTCGAGTTCCACGAGCTTCACAGGAACTGGGAGGTTGCTTTCAGGGGAAAGTGTTTCAACTGGCTCTCAACAGCCTGAGCCTGTAGTTCACACTATTGTTTTTTGGGCTAATGGGTTCACCATTGATGATGGTCCTTTGAGGAAGTTGGATGATCCAGAGAATGCTTCTTTTCTCGAG AGCATTCGAAAGTCTGAGTGCCCGAAAGAGCTTGAGCCTGCAGATAGAAGAGCTCCTGTTCATGTCAATCTGATGCGGAGGGAAGAGAAATGTCCA GAAAGAGAGAAGCGTAAGGTTTCATTTCAGGGTGTTGGGAGGACTCTAGGTGGTAGCAGCAACGATAGCAGCGGAAGTGGCTCACCAATGGCTCTAGAGACCGCCACCATTCCCATCCAAACCGGTTTAGCAGCACCAACTCCAACTCCAAGTCTTGTAATAGATGAAACCGTTCCGACCACATCGATCCAGATTAGATTAACGGATGGGACCAGGCTTGTGGGGAAGTTCAATCACCATCACACTGTCAACGACATTCGAGGTTTCATTGACTCTTCTCGACCTGGAGCTCCTGTTAACTACCAGCTTCAGACAATGGGGTTCCCACCTACGCCTTTGACTGATCTCACTCAGACCATTGAACAAGCTGGTCTCGCCAACTCTGTTGTTCTTCAGAAATTCTAG
- the LOC125607156 gene encoding uncharacterized protein LOC125607156, translating into MFYTFFGHDGPSRLGVPLFATVADVRNGAGWSLTSARSDKQLQLLAFVSTLALNDASDVPHWYVNGRLQKAFVSKSVWNVIRPHKPLVSWSTLVWHKAAIPRHATTAWLFVLNRNPTLDRLQSWNPDNLTTCLLCGSGLESRDHLFFDCAYSVVVWLLITRRLNLHTAPYSWNATLTWLPTAHSDRYVRVALLQGWQAAIYGIWFERNTRFHTGLTHSPDVVARNSLRIVIDKCYAMCSLGSALGSLLLQIWHPL; encoded by the coding sequence ATGTTTTATACCTTCTTCGGCCATGATGGACCTTCACGTCTTGGTGTTCCCTTGTTCGCTACTGTGGCAGATGTTCGTAACGGTGCTGGCTGGTCTCTTACATCAGCAAGATCTGATAAACAGCTACAGCTTCTAGCCTTTGTATCTACCTTGGCTCTAAATGATGCTTCTGACGTACCTCATTGGTATGTCAATGGAAGATTGCAGAAGGCTTTCGTGTCCAAGTCGGTATGGAACGTGATCAGGCCCCATAAGCCTCTCGTATCATGGTCTACACTGGTTTGGCATAAAGCAGCTATACCAAGGCATGCTACCACTGCCTGGTTATTTGTCCTAAATCGTAACCCGACGCTAGACCGCTTGCAAAGTTGGAACCCGGATAACCTCACTACATGTCTCCTCTGTGGGTCGGGATTAGAATCGCGGGATCATCTGTTTTTTGACTGTGCCTACTCAGTTGTAGTTTGGCTCCTAATCACTCGTAGACTCAATCTCCATACTGCTCCTTACAGCTGGAATGCCACCTTGACATGGCTGCCCACTGCTCATAGTGACAGATATGTGCGCGTCGCTTTGCTACAAGGCTGGCAAGCAGCCATTTACGGTATTTGGTTTGAGAGAAATACTCGCTTCCACACTGGTCTTACTCATTCTCCTGATGTTGTGGCCAGGAATTCCCTGAGAATTGTCATTGATAAATGCTATGCCATGTGCTCTCTTGGATCTGCCTTAGGCTCTCTCTTGTTGCAGATTTGGCATCCTCTCTGA
- the LOC106438769 gene encoding protein WVD2-like 2 codes for MGREPVDKHMDKNPSSSITVTGSSTGSAECTTDHKKKLNTPSPKTLGMNYTVPKPFSLSPASRRTPVEYNNPPGNAVNRNSSSRSRASQTNMPLTARKTIRDQKKHHDDEEDSFSVASSTATSVRSKVTIGVAPTFRSTSRVERRKEFYKKLEDKQKALEEEKRENEKRLKEEQEVVTKQLRKNMVYKANPVPNFYYEAPPPKLPLKKFPLTRPKSPNLNRRKSCSETVNSSHQEVKGKHFARRRHSVDGCKKESKASNNIPRTPNVKKFTKETPTKSEEVYGRSKSGHEGEVGEKCIDVVSEA; via the exons ATGGGGAGAGAACCAGTGGACAAACACATGGATAAGAACCCAAGCAGTAGTATCACTGTCACAGGAAGTTCAACTGGATCAGCAGAATGCACTACTGACCATAAGAAAAAGCTAAACACACCTTCACCTAAAACCCTTGGTATGAATTACACTGTTCCAAAGCCATTCTCTCTGTCGCCTGCTTCCAGAAGAACACCTGTTGAATATAATAATCCACCGGGAAATGCTGTTAACCGCAACTCTTCTTCAAGATCTAGAGCTTCACAG ACAAATATGCCTCTAACAGCTAGGAAGACAATAAGAGATCAGAAGAAGCaccatgatgatgaagaagatagtTTCTCAGTTGCTTCCTC AACAGCTACATCTGTAAGAAGTAAGGTAACGATTGGAGTTGCTCCAACATTTAGGAGCACATCGCGGGTAGAGAGACGTAAAGAG TTTTACAAGAAACTAGAGGACAAGCAGAAAGCACttgaggaagagaagagagaaaacgaGAAAAGGCTCAAG gAAGAGCAAGAAGTAGTCACTAAGCAACTCCGGAAGAACATGGTTTACAAAGCTAATCCTGTACCAAATTTCTACTACGAAGCTCCTCCACCGAAACTTCCATTGAAAAAG TTTCCTCTGACTCGGCCCAAGTCACCAAACCTTAACCGTAGAAAGAGCTGCAGCGAGACAGTTAACTCATCACATCAGGAGGTGAAAGGGAAGCATTTTGCTCGACGTAGACACAGTGTAGACGGTTGCAAGAAAGAATCCAAAGCGAGTAATAATATCCCAAGGACTCCAAATGTGAAAAAGTTCACAAAGGAAACTCCAACAAAGTCTGAAGAAGTTTATGGAAGAAGCAAGAGTGGCCATGAGGGAGAGGTAGGTGAGAAATGCATTGATGTTGTGAGTGAAGCTTAG
- the LOC125606921 gene encoding putative nuclease HARBI1, whose protein sequence is MASSSENNLDEAFDDAFDDAFDEAFDQHFDQTFQEFTIQSDQEEGRKKRKKRAYIERHREEGHFRLWNDYFSDTPTYPENFFRRRFRMNKRLFMHIVDRLSNEVQYFREKKDGLGRNSLSPIQKCTAAIRVLAYGSAADMVDEYLRLGETTARLCVEQFVEGIIYLFGDEYLRSPTPADLQRLLDVGERRGFPGMIGSIDCMHWEWKNCPTAWKGQYSRGSGKPTIVLEAVASYDLWIWHAFFGPPGTLNDINVLDRSPVFDDIINGKAPNVTYYVNGREFHMAYYLTDGIYPKWATFIQSISMPQGPKAVLFAQRQEAIRKDVERAFGVLQARFAIIKNPALFWDKVKIGKIMRACIILHNMIVEDERDGYSLVDVSEFDHGNSHVDFTYSTDIPSNITNMMDARSRIRNRQMHQQLKDDLVEHIWRRFGHGDDNN, encoded by the coding sequence atggcttcttcttctgaaaaCAATTTAGATGAAGCTTTTGATGATGCTTTTGATGATGCATTTGATGAAGCCTTTgatcaacattttgatcaaacCTTTCAAGAGTTTACCATTCaaagtgatcaagaagaaggaagaaaaaaaagaaaaaaacgagcttatatcgaaagacACCGTGAAGAAGGGCATTttcgtttatggaatgattatttcagtgataCTCCAACGTATCCTGAAAATTTCTTTCGACGacgttttagaatgaacaagcgactgttcatgcacattgttgatcgactctccaacGAAGTGCAATACTTCCGAGAAAAGAAAGATGGTCTTGGAAGGAATAGTCTCTCTCCTATTCAAAAGTGTACCGCAGCCATTCGTGTCTTAGCGTATGGTTCTGCAGCTGATAtggtcgacgaatacctccggctGGGTGAAACAACAGCTCGGTTATGCGTGGAACAGTTTGTGGAAggtataatatatttgtttggGGATGAGTACTTAAGAAGTCCAACACcagctgatcttcaacgtctacttgatgTGGGAGAGCgtcgtggatttcccgggatgataggaagcatcgattgtatgcactgggagtggaagaattgtcccaccgcttggaaagggcaatattctcgtggttcgggtaaaccaacaatcgttttagaggcggtcGCTTCATacgatctctggatatggcatgcattttttggacctccaggtacattaaatgatatcaatgttcttgaccGTTCTcccgtttttgatgacataataaacgGTAAAGCCCCGAATGTCACTTACtatgtcaatggaagagagttccatatggcttactatctcaccgatggtatatatccgaaatgggcaacttttatccaatctatttctATGCCACAAGGGCCGAAggcagttttatttgctcaacggCAAGAAGCcatccgaaaagatgtcgagcgtgcttttggagtcttgcaagcacGTTTTGCGATTATTAAAAATCCGGCGCtgttttgggataaagtcaaaatagggaagattatgagagcatgtatcatactccataatatgatagttgaAGATGAACGAGACGGATACAGTCTCGTTGATGTTTCTGAGTTCGACCACGGGAATTCACATGTTGATttcacgtattctacagatatccctTCAAACATCACAAATATGATGGACGCTCGTTCAAGAATTCGAAATAGgcaaatgcatcaacaactaaaagatgatttggttgaacatatatggcgtaGATTTGGACACGGTGACGACAACAACTGA
- the LOC106438770 gene encoding transcription initiation factor IIF subunit alpha-like isoform X1, with amino-acid sequence MTMLLIRGLANFSVSFFICRKSPLYTFVSSPCNQKRLSISIAFVFAISLCNTKTNSNRNLESRRKGNIIMSHCLVLKPSCMGCGSQSDLYGSSCRHMTLCLKCGKTMAENKAKCLDCGTVLTRLIREYNVRAATPTDKNYFIGRFVSGLPNFKKGSSENKWSLRKDIPQGRQFTDAQREKLKNKPWILEDETGQFQYQGQLEGSQSATYYLLVMQNKEFVAIPAGSWYNFNKVAQYKQLTLEEAEEKMKNRRKTADGYNRWMMKGGNNDDKEAGGSSGGGGGRGRKKSSGGEEEEGNVSDRGEEDEEEEAARKSRLGLNKKGNDDDDEEGPRGGDLDMDDDDIEKGDDWEHEEIFTDDDEAVGNDPDEREDLLAPEIPAPPEIKQDDEDEENGEEEGGLSNSGKELKKLLGKANGLNESEEEEDDDDSDDEEETNFNPVTNSKQKEAAKEEPVESTPPKPAPPSSSRGTPSAKPSKGKRKLNDGDSKKPSGSSVQKKVKTENETKPSVKEEKNNSVSKSKAPTKAVKAEPTPATASASASASASAATGPVTEDEIRAVLMEKKQVTTQDLVSRFKARLKTKEDKNAFADILRKISKIQKNAGSQNFVVLRGK; translated from the exons ATGACAATGCTATTAATAAGAGGCTTAGCTAATTTTAGTGTTTCCTTTTTTATCTGTCGTAAGTCCCCTTTATACACGTTTGTATCCTCTCCTTGTAACCAGAAACGTTTGTCAATCTCAATCGCCTTCGTCTTCGCCATTTCTCTCTGCAACACGAAAACAAATTCTAATCGCAATCTCGAATCCCGAAG AAAGGGGAACATCATCATGTCGCACTGTTTGGTTCTGAAGCCGTCGTGTATGGGCTGCGGATCGCAGTCAGACCTCTACGGAAGCTCCTGCAGGCACATGACGCTATGCTTGAAGTGCGGCAAAACCATGGCTGAGAACAAAGCCAAGTGTCTCGATTGCGGAACCGTCCTCACCAGATTGATTCGG GAGTATAATGTCCGTGCGGCGACACCGACGGATAAGAACTACTTCATTGGTAGGTTTGTGAGTGGTCTTCCCAATTTTAAGAAAGGCTCTTCTGAGAATAAATGGTCTCTTCGTAAAGACATACCTCAAGGTCGCCAGTTCACTGATGCTCAACGG GAGAAGTTGAAGAACAAGCCTTGGATCCTGGAAGATGAAACTGGGCAGTTTCAGTACCAGGGACAACTTGAAGGATCCCAGTCTGCAACTTACTATCTCTTAGTGATGCAGAACAAGGAGTTCGTCGCCATTCCTGCCGGTTCTTG GTATAACTTCAACAAGGTTGCACAGTACAAGCAGCTTACACTGGAAGAAGCggaagagaagatgaagaatcgTAGGAAAACTGCGGATGGGTATAATAGGTGGATGATGAAAGGCGGAAATAATGATGACAAAGAGGCGGGTGGAAGCAGTGGAGGTGGTGGCGGCAGGGGTCGCAAGAAGTCTTCAGGCGGCGAGGAGGAAGAGGGTAATGTCTCTGACAgaggagaggaagatgaagaggaagaggctgCACGCAAGAGTAGACTCGGGCTTAATAAAAAGGGCAATGACGACGATGATGAAGAAGGTCCAAGGGGTGGTGATCTTGACATGGATGATGATGACATTGAGAAGG GGGATGACTGGGAGCATGAAGAGATTTTCACTGATGATGATGAGGCAGTCGGTAATGATCCTGACGAACGTGAAGATCTTCTGGCGCCTGAAATTCCTGCTCCTCCAGAAATAAAGCAG gatgatgaggatgaagaaAATGGAGAAGAGGAAGGGGGATTGAGCAATTCTGGTAAAGAGTTGAAGAAATTGCTCGGCAAGGCTAATGGTTTGAATGAGTCTGAGGAAGAAGAGGACGATGATGATTCAGATGAT GAGGAGGAGACAAACTTCAATCCAGTTACGAATTCTAAACAGAAGGAAGCGGCCAAAGAAGAACCTGTTGAGAGCACTCCTCCAAAGCCTGCACCACCTTCATCTTCTCGTGGAACGCCTTCTGCTAAACCATCAAAGGGAAAGAGAAAACTAAATGATGGCGACTCTAAAAAACCTAGCGGCAGCTCTGTTCAAAAGAAAGTGAAGACTGAAAAT GAGACGAAACCTTCAGTGAAGGAAGAGAAAAATAACTCTGTTTCCAAATCCAAGGCACCAACAAAGGCTGTGAAAGCTGAACCAACTCCAGCTACTGCCTCAGcctcagcttcagcttcagcttcagctGCTACAGGGCCTGTGACTGAAGATGAAATCCGAGCTGTCCTCATGGAGAAGAAGCAAGTCACCACGCAGGACCTTGTCTCTAGGTTCAAGGCAAGACTTAAGACCAAAGAG GATAAGAACGCTTTTGCCGATATTCTGAGGAAGATCTCAAAGATACAGAAGAATGCAGGTTCTCAGAACTTCGTCGTTTTGAGGGGGAAATGA
- the LOC111214092 gene encoding probable transcription repressor OFP9 gives MKNTNRAETETETEKDKKKQNKQTQNQTRESRICRPLCCSNKPRLSISSSSSSSSVELDRHSNFSDQHCSLSSLTHYMVQEKLEQMIRETQEATHQEKLREQMMRRRRRRSKSSISNTKFIVMMAMEKCSYDPREDFRESMVEMIVANKIREADELRSLLEYYLSMNPREYRSAILEIFYEVCADLFLCS, from the coding sequence ATGAAAAACACAAACAGAgcagaaacagaaacagaaacagaaaaagataagaaaaaacagaacaaacaaacacaaaaccaAACAAGAGAATCAAGAATCTGCAGACCTTTGTGTTGCAGCAACAAACCGAGACTCAGcatttcgtcttcttcttcttcttcttcggtggaATTAGACAGGCATTCTAATTTCTCAGACCAGCACTGTTCGCTCTCTAGCCTAACACACTACATGGTTCAGGAGAAGCTAGAGCAGATGATCAGAGAGACACAAGAAGCCACACACCAAGAGAAGTTAAGAGAACAaatgatgaggaggaggagaagaagaagcaagagtAGCATCAGTAACACTAAGTTCATAGTGATGATGGCAATGGAGAAATGTTCTTATGATCCAAGAGAGGATTTCAGAGAGTCCATGGTCGAGATGATTGTTGCAAACAAGATCAGAGAAGCAGATGAACTTAGAAGCCTCTTGGAGTACTATCTATCAATGAATCCTCGCGAATATCGGTCTGCCATTCTCGAGATCTTCTACGAGGTTTGTGCTGATTTGTTCTTGTGTTCGTAA
- the LOC106443816 gene encoding death-associated inhibitor of apoptosis 1-like, whose amino-acid sequence MSELGLGTHHAPPASPETTTFLDLLRQMDVHDHTRRKKRTLKERLGFKRIGCCGPAWGLRLTNNTRARERDEPFGTGLVSELDHVTGRMNLATALAAERHYQREPTAASSGSSTPLPVSLMRLLEETAERVVVEGTETERVTASSTVKGSDSVCCVCMGRKKGAAFIPCGHTFCRVCSREVWLNRGSCPLCNRPIIEILDIY is encoded by the coding sequence ATGAGTGAACTCGGTCTTGGAACCCATCATGCCCCGCCTGCATCACCAGAGACCACGACATTTCTCGATTTGCTCCGACAGATGGACGTCCACGATCACACCAGGAGAAAGAAACGGACTCTTAAGGAACGGCTAGGATTTAAAAGAATCGGCTGCTGTGGGCCCGCTTGGGGACTCCGGTTAACTAATAACACTCGCGCTAGAGAAAGAGACGAACCGTTCGGAACCGGACTCGTTTCCGAGTTGGATCATGTAACGGGTCGAATGAATCTTGCAACTGCGTTAGCTGCGGAAAGGCATTACCAAAGAGAACCAACGGCAGCATCATCTGGGAGTTCGACGCCGTTACCTGTGTCGTTAATGAGGTTGCTCGAGGAAACGGCGGAGAGAGTCGTCGTCGAAGGGACGGAAACGGAGAGAGTAACGGCGTCGTCGACGGTTAAAGGTAGTGATTCAGTGTGCTGCGTGTGCATGGGAAGGAAGAAAGGCGCGGCGTTTATCCCATGTGGACACACTTTTTGCAGAGTGTGCTCTCGAGAGGTGTGGCTGAATCGAGGATCGTGTCCCCTCTGTAACCGTCCGATCATCGAGATCCTCGACATTTATTGA
- the LOC106438768 gene encoding plastid lipid-associated protein 1, chloroplastic: MATTVPLFSQFTCKTLITSSSTSSFQSKSPILLPINPISRRLAVHRHDFKVRASDVNDEWGPDSKGRGGDVEDEWGPERGSNSSVAEKVAEEAIESAEETERLKRVLAGSLYGTDRGLSASSETRAEISELITQLESKNPNPAPNEALFLLNGKWILVYTSFVGLFPLLSRRISPLVKVDEISQTIDSDSFTVHNSVRFAGPLATTSLSTNAKFEVRSPKRVQVKFEQGVIGTPQLTDSIEIPEFVEVLGQKIDLNPIRGLLTSVQDTASSVARTISSQPPLKFSLPGESAQSWLLTTYLDKDLRISRGDGGSVFVLIREGSSLLNP, encoded by the exons ATGGCGACGACGGTACCTTTGTTCAGCCAATTCACCTGCAAAACCCTAATCACCAGCTCATCGACTTCTTCATTCCAATCAAAATCTCCGATTCTACTACCCATCAATCCAATCAGTCGGCGACTCGCTGTTCATCGGCACGATTTCAAGGTCCGAGCCAGTGACGTCAATGACGAGTGGGGTCCGGACTCCAAGGGCCGAGGCGGTGACGTTGAAGACGAGTGGGGCCCCGAGAGAGGATCGAACTCCTCGGTGGCGGAGAAAGTGGCAGAAGAAGCCATCGAGTCTGCGGAGGAGACGGAGCGGCTTAAGAGAGTGCTAGCGGGGTCTCTGTACGGAACGGATAGAGGTCTAAGCGCGTCGAGTGAGACGAGGGCGGAGATCAGTGAGCTGATAACGCAGCTCGAGTCGAAGAACCCTAACCCAGCTCCTAACGAAGCTCTGTTTCTCCTCAACGGCAAATGGATTCTCGT CTATACATCGTTTGTGGGTCTGTTCCCATTGCTCTCACGCAGAATCTCACCGTTGGTTAAAGTGGATGAGATCTCACAAACCATTGATTCCGACAGCTTCACCGTACACAACTCTGTCCGGTTCGCTGGTCCACTTGCCACAACATCGCTTAGCACCAACGCTAAATTCGAAGTCCGAAGTCCTAAACGCGTCCAG GTCAAGTTTGAGCAAGGCGTTATCGGAACTCCACAACTAACGGATTCGATTGAAATCCCGGAGTTCGTCGAGGTTCTCGGTCAGAAAATCGATCTCAACCCCATCAGAGGGCTACTTACATCGGTCCAAGACACGGCTTCTTCAGTGGCTAGAACCATTTCAAGCCAGCCACCGTTGAAATTCTCTTTGCCTGGAGAGAGTGCACAGTCGTGGCTGCTCACGACTTATCTCGACAAAGACCTTCGGATCTCTAGAGGCGATGGTGGAAGCGTCTTTGTGCTCATCAGAGAAGGAAGCTCTCTCTTAAACCCTTAA